The following are encoded in a window of Dictyostelium discoideum AX4 chromosome 6 chromosome, whole genome shotgun sequence genomic DNA:
- the CYP520A1 gene encoding cytochrome P450 family protein — MEILTFIIYLITFFILFDFYKKNKRYSKSPNKEANGPWSLPIIGGLHLIGDRPNRSFSELSKIYGGIYKIWLAERMLMIVTDPEIIQDIWIKQHDKFVNRPHNITSQIFSLNHKSLVFGDVDEWNKVRPKMTCHFTKIKLNSTKPKQIVNDQLKKMLKIMTTHSLDSKPFNQYVYLNTYSMNIILGLMLSIELPHSNSNDKDGQFSKVLHSIDEIFKSIGTNGPEDIFPTLLPFFKNRISTFTNHLNVIKDFIRSIYKQQIKTFDINIEPRNIMDCLISEYYEDDDQEDEVAKQELIIQLCIDMLVAATDTSASTLEWFMLFMINNPNLQEDLYEEVVNVVGKDCPYVTFDDVPKLALIKACYFEILRIRPVTSLSLPRVSMEDTTTLNDIFIPKDTIIIQNIFGMGNSEKFVSNPTVFNPSRWLEYKKMKDLNQFGNRDDSIDTTNTTTNTTLNGTTSKYYNDLERVSIPFGVGKRRCMAPSMADHNVLIAMANIVLNFTMKSSDPKQMPLSEEEQYAITIKPKYPFKVLFEKRS, encoded by the exons ATGGAAATTTTaacatttataatttatttaattacatttttcattctttttgatttc tataaaaaaaataaaagatatagTAAATCACCAAATAAAGAAGCAAATGGACCATGGTCACTTCCTATCATTGGTGGATTACATTTAATTGGTGATAGACCAAATAGATCATTCTCTGAATTGTCAAAGATTTATGGTGGGATTTATAAGATTTGGTTAGCTGAAAGAATGTTAATGATTGTTACAGACCCAGAGATAATTCAAGATATTTGGATTAAACAACAcgataaatttgtaaatagaCCACACAATATTACAAGtcaaatattttcattaaatcatAAATCTTTAGtatttggtgatgttgatgaatGGAATAAAGTTAGACCAAAGATGACATGTCATTtcactaaaattaaattaaattcaacaaagCCAAAACAAATTGTAaatgatcaattaaaaaaaatgttaaaaataatgacaaCACATTCATTAGATTCTAAACCA tttaatcaatatgtttatttaaatacatATTCAATGAATATTATACTTGGGTTAAtgttatcaattgaattaccaCATTCAAATAGTAATGATAAGGATGGACAATTTTCAAAGGTATTACattcaattgatgaaatatttaaatcaattggaaCAAATGGTCCAGAAGATATATTTCCaacattattaccattttttaAGAATAGAATATCAACATTTacaaatcatttaaatgtaATTAAAGATTTCATTAGATCAATTTATaaacaacaaattaaaacatttgatattaatattgaacCAAGAAATATTATGGATTGTTTAATTTCTGAATATTATGAAGATGATGACCAAGAGGATGAAGTTGctaaacaagaattaattattcaattatGTATTGATATGTTAGTTGCTGCAACTGATACATCTGCAAGTACATTGGAATGGTTTATGTTATTTATGATCAACAATCCAAATTTACAAGAAGATCTTTATGAAGAAGTTGTAAATGTAGTTGGTAAAGATTGTCCATATGTTACATTTGATGATGTACCAAAATTAGCTTTAATCAAAGCATGTTATTTTGAAATACTTAGAATTCGTCCAGTtacatcattatcattaccacGTGTTTCTATGGAAGATACAACCActttaaatgatattttcATTCCAAAAGATACAATTatcattcaaaatattttcgGTATGGGTAATTCTGAAAAATTCGTTTCAAATCCAACTGTTTTCAATCCATCAAGATGGttagaatataaaaaaatgaaagattTAAATCAGTTTGGTAATAGAGATGATAGTATTGATACTACcaatactactactaatacCACTTTAAATGGTACCACTAGCAAATACTATAATGATTTGGAAAGAGTTTCAATCCCATTTGGTGTTGGTAAAAGAAGATGTATGGCACCGAGTATGGCTGATCATAATGTTTTAATTGCAATGGcaaatattgttttaaatttcacAATGAAATCAAGTGATCCAAAACAAATGCCACTCTCTGAAGAAGAACAATATGCAATCACTATTAAACCAAAATATCCATTCAaagtattatttgaaaaaagatCATAA